The Thalassoglobus sp. JC818 genome segment GATGCTCGAGCAGTCGATTTCCATTCCTGCACAATCGCAAGTGTCGGTTCCCAGCGGAGGAAGCAAGCTCTCGTTCGCTTCGTGGATGTTCCTGTTGATCCTGTTTCTCGGGGGAATTACCGGAGCGGGATACATCTTGGACAAGTACGTCATTCCGGGAGAGATTTCACAGTTGCTGGCAGAAGCGAACGAGAAGGCACGGCAAGCAATTGCAATCCTCACTCCTGCTGCCCCTGTGGAACCAGGAGGTGTGGAACCAGGAGGTGTGGAACCAGGAGGTGTGGAACCAGGAGGTGTGGAACCAGGAGGTGTGGAACCAGGAGGTGTGGAACCGGGAGGTGTGGAACCGGGAGGTGTGGAACCGGGAGGTGTGGAACCGGGAGGTGTGGAACCGGGAGGTGTGGAACCGGGAGGTGTGGAACCGGGAGGTGTGGAACCGGGAGGTGTGGAACCGGAAGGTGTGGAACCGGAAGACCAAAACTCAAAGCATCCTGAGTCAGGAAAAGGCAATCAGACCGAGCCTGTGAAGCCGGACGAGAAAGATGTTGCTCCGCCACCGAGCCCTCCCAAGATCTCGATTGAAATTGCTGATCAAGAAATCTATGAAGGCGACACTGGAACCCAAGCTCTTGTCTTTCCTGTGAGACTTTCGGAACAGAGCACAGAAGCGATCCGTGTCGGCTATCTCACCCGCTCACAAACTTCACGCACATCAGCTGACGAGCAAGATTACCAGCCTGCCGAAAAAGGGACTCTGACCTTCGCTCCGGGTGAAACTGAAAAATTCATTAAGGTCAATATCGTCGGCGACCAGGATTTTGAACCTGACGAAACCTTCAGCGTTCAGCTGATCGCCCCTGAGAACGCAGAAATTTCTCGAGACATCGCAACCGGGACCATCCTCAATGATGATCTTTATCCATCACAACCTGGAAAGCTCGACTTTCAACTGGTGGATCGCGGATCGCTACCGGACGATTGGAAGATTGAGGGGAATACAGGAGTCGACCTCGCAAGTGGACTCCCTGCTCTCAAGATCGTTGGATCAGGGAGTGATGAGAACGCCGTCACCAATCGTACGATTCGAGTTGGTGGCCAATTCTTTCTCGAAATGCAACTCGTCGACGAAGGCAACAACGAACTTGAATTCACTTTGGAGTCATCGAAGACAGGAGAGGTCTTTCCCTTCAGAATTGGAACCAAAAGCGTAGTGGGATGGACAGTCAATTCTGGGTTAACAAAGCTTGAGAACCTGGCTCCGAGTTCCTCTGGCAGTCGCGACGCTGTGTGGTTTCGCATTGAGAATGACCCTGACAAAGGTCTTCTTCTCATCGTGAACGGAGACTCGATGAATGCCAAGAAACTCGGAGGTCACGTCACAGGTCCATTCGATTTTCTCAAGGTGCGTTTTCACGACCGGTATCAGCAGATTTCGATCCATAACCTTCGCTGGGGCCCGATTTCTCCGACGCCACAACTCCAGACGGTGCAGTTTGGAGACCCTGATCAGAAGATTGTCGCGCCTGCGATCCCTGAAGGCTGGACCCGGATCGGCCCTGCAAATCCTGATCGGCGAACGAGATGGATTTCCGATTCTCTGCAGATTGGTGAGAACTTCACGGTAACCTTTCGAATCAATGTCCTGCGACGTGGAGAGTTCTATTTGAACTTCATTGGCGAGGCGGGAAGCATGACTATCCCAGTCAAATTCGATTTCGCCCGCGGTGTCGCGTCGATGTCCGCATGTGGTGCCCAGCGAGATTTCGATTATCGGTACACTTCCTACATCGTGAAGATCACCAAGTCTCAAGACGAACTGCGGATCACCGTGGGTGACCCCTCCAATACTCTTGTTGTGGATGCAAAAGACGTTGGGAATTTCGAACAAATTGAACTCGATGTGAGTTCGCCGAAGGACTTCCAAATCTCTGCGATCACCGTGAAATAGTCACATCCAAGAGCGTTTGAAGTGGTCGTCAACAGATCAAACTGCTCATGAATGTGACCTTGTTCGTACCAAATGCAGTTTCCCTCCACGCCCCGTTTTCTGGAGTTCATGAAGCGAATGTTCAGGGTTTCGGTCGAAAATCGGATTTTATTTGATTTTCCGAGAAACCTGCTTCATCCGTTGGGGTTGAAACCGCAAAATCGCTCGAACAAAGATCGGCACGATTAAGAGGGAACGATTGCAGTACGATTCTCCTCGAATCATCGAGAGGATTGCAGCCATTTTCGGTCTTGCTCCCCAGTGTTTTCGGCCATTTTGCCTGAGAAAACCGTGGCGATGTTGTTAATCCCGAAAGAGAATCGCTGCAAATGATCCCAAACTCTGGACATATCCTCAACGCGGCTTTGGCTGTGATCGGGCTGATCGTCTTTCTCGTTGCCTATCAGTTTCAGAACGACAATCAGCGACTTGAAAAACTGTTCAATGAATCTGGCGTCACCTTCAAATACGACGTCGATGGAGAAACCGCTCTCGCTGCGGAACTTCATGGCACGGATTTGACGGTCGAACTCGCTGAGGAACTCTCTGAAAAGAAAGAACTCCGCCGACTGACGCTTTCTGAATGTGACGTTCAGAGCTCAGCTCTCGACGTGCTGGCTCGGTTGCCGAACCTCAAACACCTCTATCTTTTCAACTCCTCGACGGATCCATCGACCAACTGGTCGCCTCTCCTCGACCAATTAACGCTCGAAGATCTTGTCCTCGACAACGTCACCATCACGGATGAAGAACTCATTCGGATCAACCGGGACATGCTGACGTCACTCGATCTCAAAGACTGCGGACAACTCACCGAAAAGTCGATTAAGTCCTTCGCGGAGTCTGAGTATCTTCTGAAACTTCGAACGCGAGGAATTCCGGTTTCGATCGAACTCTGCAGGCACATTGCTCAGAACTCACCGGACTTGACCTTTCGCGTTCAACCGGAAGATTTGATTGAGTACAAACCGCTGACCGAACGGTATGGAGTAACTCATCTTGATGATGATTTCCGAATCATCGGCGTCGAAATCAATCAGGACACTGCAGGAATTCTCGAAACCAATCAGGACCTGTTCAAGACACTCAATTCTCTACGATTGTCCAAGAGCAGCATTGATCAAGAAATTTGGGACTGGATCGAAAAGCAGGAGAAACTGGAGTCGCTGACGATCGTCAATTCAACGATGGACCTTGACCGCTCGATCGAACCTCATCGACTGTCACAACTGCATCATTTGTACCTCGAAGGTGTGATCACCTCAGAGAATGAAGATGAGTTCCTCATTCTTCCGGAGCTTCCGAATTTACACACCCTCACTCTCAAGTCTCCACTCTCTCCGGGAGTTTCTCTGGAAAACTTCTCGTCAGACAACCTCAGCTTCCTGAGCATCGAACAGAATCTGACCGAAGAAGATTGGCTTCGCTTGAAAGGGCATCCGCAACTCACAACGCTGATGATCCACGATGAGAATATCGACGAAATGAGGGCCGAAGTAATCTTCAGCCTTCCGCGACTCGACCAGCTGTTCCTCATCCGATGCGAAGTTCCTGAACAAATTAGTTCACAACTCTCGGAAGCGGACTTCTCAATGCGAGAGTACCGTTCAGGCTTCTTTCGCGATCGAGACTAATTCCATCTCGCCTCGGAATTATTGACCTGGAAGGTCAGTCTCTCCACTGCTCTGGATGTGTGAGAGTATCGCTTTGAGTTCATTCAGTCTTTGAAGTCGCGCAATGCTGAATCTCTTTCAGCCATCGGCTATCATCGGCAAATCCTGATTCTGCTGGACCAGCATCTCACAGAACTAGTGATGAGTTGCAGCAACCGATTCGTCACCGACGAAGCGTTGCTTCATTCTTGGTCGTGTTGAGTCAGGATGCCCCGATCGACAGACGCTCTTCAAGGAAACGCTCGATGAAACATATTGGAATCTCGTTTGCCATCTCATTCTTATTGATGTTCGTTTCTTCGGCCTTTGCGGAAACGCCGAACATCATTGTGATCATGGCTGACGATTTGGGATATGGCGACGTTTCGTGCTACGGAGCAACGTCTCTGGAAACGCCGAATATCGATCGACTCGCATCCGAAGGAATTCGATTCACCAGCGGATACTGCTCCGCCTCGACATGTACCCCCACTCGTTATTCGTTTCTGACTGGAACTTACGCATTCCGCGGAGAACGAACCGGAATTGCTCCTCCCAACGCACCGGCGATCATTCAACCCAGCACGGAAACGATCGCGTCAATTCTGCAAGATGCGGGATACACAACAGCTGTTGTTGGAAAGTGGCACCTCGGACTCGGGGGACCAGACGGACCGGACTGGAACGGAGAATTGAAACCCGGTCCGCTCGAGATTGGTTTCGATTCCTGTTTTCTCCTTCCGACGACGAACGATCGTGTTCCGCAGGTCTACGTCGAAGATCATCGCGTTTTGAATCTCGATCCGAACGATCCTCTCTGGGTGGGAAACAAAAAGCCTTCACCTGATCATCCGACTGGAATCACGCATCGTGACACACTCAAAATGAACTGGTCACACGGTCACAATTCAACGATTCACAACGGCATCAGCCGCATTGGATTTTACACCGGAGGTCACGCAGCCCGCTTTCGTGACGAAGACCTCGCAGACAAATGGGTCGAGCAGTCAAAAGAATTCATCGCCAACAATAAAGACCAACCGTTCTTTCTCTTCTTCGCCTCCCATGACATCCACGTTCCCCGGATTCCTCACGAGCGGTTCCAAGGGGCGACTTCGCTCGGCTACCGTGGAGATGCCATCATCCAACTGGATTGGTGTGTCGGAGAGATTCTTGACGCACTTGAAGAGAACAACCTGTCGGATAAGACTCTCGTCGTTTTCTGTTCGGATAACGGTCCCGTTCTGGACGATGGGTACGAAGACGGAGCGATTGAACAGCTCGGATCTCATCGCCCGGCTGGCCAGTATTCGGGAGGGAAGTACAGCGTCTACGAAGGGGGAACTCGAACTCCATTCATCACCCGATGGACTGGTCGAATCTCGCCAGGCGTCAGTGATGAAATTGTCTGCACCATCGATCTCGCAGCGAGTGCAGCTGCTTTGACCGATCAAAAACTCCCAAACGATGCATGCCTCGACAGCTTCAACGTTCTCGATGCTCTGTTGGGAGTCGAAGGAGCGAAAGGACGTCAGTCACTCGTCCAGCAAGACAACGGAGCCAGCGGAACATTCGGGTACCGATCAGGGAACTGGAAGCTGCATCGACACGACAGGAAACAAGCACGAAACGTTGTTGTCGAAACGCAACTTGCGAATACCCCAGTCGAGCAATTCCAGCTCTTCAACCTCGACGACGACCCGGCCGAAAAGAAAAACATCATCGAAGCACATCCGGAAGTTGCTTCACGCATGAAAGCAGAACTCGCTGAGATTATCGAAAGCGGACGAAGCCGACCAACCGAGTGAGGTTACTGGGAGGATCGACAACGGATCAACTCACAAGTTCACGTGATCAGCGGCATGGGATCGTTTTCGCGACGCCGTCAACTGACTCAAAGAAACAGTTCTCGTCTGACTCGATCACAAGCAAAGTTCCGTTAACCGGGGGCGAATCGACTTCGGTGACGAGGCCACTCGGCCAACGAACTAAAACCGACTTAACTTCGGAATGGTTTCCGAGGCCGAAGTTGAGTGTCTTCTCGTTCGAAGCCATATATCCGTCGCCGGCTGATACGCTTGCGGATAAGTCAACGTCATCGACTTTGACAATCACTCGAGCTCCGACAGCATCTCGAGAACTTTGCACTCCTACCAGCTTCACATTGAAGTAGTGATTCTCACTAACCGTCCTGTTCAAAAGAATCGTCGCTGCGGAATTGATTTGGGAAACGACTGCGTCTCGTAACCCATCCTGATTCAAATCACCAACAGCCAGTCCTCGTCCAAGCTGTTTGCGTTCGAAGAATGCTCCTGCGTCCTCCGCAGCGATCTCCTCGAAACGTCCTTCGCCGATGTTTCGAAACAACTGCGGATTCATCGCGAACTCACCTCCGGAATCGCGATAGTCATCGACGTGACCATTCGTGACGATCAGATCCAGCCATCCGTCATGGTCCGCGTCCAAGAATTGAGTTCCCCAACCAACTTTCGGAAAACTCGGCGACATCAAACCCGAATATCGAGTTGAATCGACGAACATTCGATCTCCGTGACTGAGATACAGCGTGTTGAATTCGTCTTCAAAATTCGTCACGAACAGATCTTCGAAGCCATCGCGATTTACGTCGCCTAAAGCAACTCCCATACAAGCCATCGCCAACCCGTCGTTATTGAAAGCTACCCCTGAAACCAACGCTCGATTTTCGAGTTTGATATCACCACTCTCAGCGTCCGATTTCACTTTCAGCAGTTGGTTCGCAACTTGATCGCAAGCAATGAATAGTGACGGTGGTTCAGGCAGAGTTTCGGGGATCACAACGATCCCCAGCCCTTTGCTATGCTCAGTAATTTCACTCTTTAAACAAGTCTTAAACTCACCGCTTCCGTCGCTGATCAGAATAGAATCGGCAGCCCCTTCAAATACGCTCGGTGAGCAAGCTTTCCCCTGACAGATCAGTTCGTAAATGCCAGGCCCTTGCAGATAATTAACATCAAAGAGATCAGGATTGGAATCGCCATTGAGATCCGCGATGGCAACACTCGCTGTCCACTCTCCCTGCCGCTCGCCAAGTTGCTCGGACACATCGAGAAATGTTCCATCGCCAGCATTCCAGTACAAGGCGTTCTTTCCGATGTTGGCTACATAGATATCTGCGAACCCATCCTGATCGAAGTCACCAATCGCGACACCCTGACCGAAATCGCGTTCCGAATTGAAACCCGCCGCATCTGCGACATTCTGAAACTCTTCGCTTCCCATGTTGCGAAAGATCGCATCCGTCACTCGACCTGTCATTCCGGGAGCGGACTGACCAGTTGGCCACTCGCCCCCCTGTGAAAAGAAGAGATCCATCCTCCCATCACAGTCGAAGTCCAAGACGCCAACTCCGCCGCCCGTTTGCTCAAACATGCGAGCGCCCGGTGTGGCATCGTCGGCCCCGTTTTCATAGATGAAATTCAATGGCAATTCTTCGAAATGAATCGCCGATGGTGTTGCGGATGGCAACGAAGACTTTGACTCAACTTCCTGCCGTCGCTCAACAAAACTTGCGAAAAGATCTTCCTGATCATCAGTAATCGCCGACATGACACGAGACGCTGCCGCGACGATTTCAAGATCGTCATCGAGACGTGGGCCGAACTCCGCCAATAGTTCGTCTGGCCATGTTGCTGCTGGGAATTGCTTCTTCGCGAAAACCGACCAGGCACACGTCTCCCAGATTCGGCCTGTTGATTTCAGCAGTTCAACCACCGAGTGAACACTCTCTTCCGACTTTCCATTGGACCGCAAGACTTGATCAACCTGTTGAGAAAGCTCAAGCAGCGCTTTCGAACGATTAACGAGTTCAATATTCGGAGTTTCTCCCGATGCGGTGATCGACTGAATGAGCAAGTACATCGCCTGCCTGTGCTGAGGAGCCAGCATTAATGATTTTCGCAGGCACTGCTCTGCCACGGAGAACTCTTTCGACTGGCTGGCCCAACGTCCTCGGACGTACCAGATGTCGGGATGACTCTCTGCTTGTTCGGGAAGCGACCGATTCCAGGCTGCCAGTTCTTGATCATGCGACTCGGAGATCAGTTTTCCCAACGAGGAAAGTGTTGAGACGTCATCTGGATACCGCGCAAGGTCGTCTCGAAGTAGTTCCACGGCAGTTGCCCGATCACCTGAAGCAATCGCGGACTGAGCTTGTGCAAGCTGGACATAGCGATCATCTGGCGCGACGGCGATGCACTCGTCGAGGTATTCTCCTGGTTCGATCGGGCGATCCAGATCTGCAAACAGGGCTAGTTCCTGAAGAGTCGCGGAGCCGCTTTGAATTAAAGCAAAGTAGTGGCCCTCAGCCTCCCAACGTCGACCTGCCATCGCTTCGAGAAATGCAAGCCGTTCATGGCAGGCGATATTCTGCGGATCATCTTTGAGAACCAGGTGATACTGTTCAACCGCTTCGGAGAGTCGTTTGAGTTCTCGCAGCACTTCCGCGAAATAAAAACGTGCATTGTGTGATTGCGAGTTGTTTGAATCCGCGACCGCTTGAAAATAGACGCGTGCGTCTTCGAAGTCCCGACTTCTCATGGCCGCCTCACCAGCGATCATCAGTGCATCAAATCGTAAGGGGCTGGACTCCGGAACACTCGCTGCCAGTTCCTGAGCACTCTGATAGTCTCGAATCGACAAAGCATCACGAGACTGTTGCAGAAGTTGTTCATCCGTCGGTGATGAACAACCACTGGTCATGGCTAAGCAAATGCAAAAAAGGCAGACCCCATCGACGAATCGACGTGACCTGCCCTGTGATTTGTGAGATTGACTTTTCGGAATTCGCGTTCGAATCATCAGTTGATCGTAAACTCAAAAACGTTCTGCGATTCATCGGTTGTCACCGTTGCGGACAACGGCGTATCACTGGAACTATTGTAGGCAGGAGGAACAAGACTTTTCGACGTCTCACCATCCTCATGTTCACCAGAAGCTCCCGGATCAAAATTGACGTCCGCGGAATGCTCATCGTCTCCACCAGCGTCATTCGCTCCGGCGACTGTTCCAGCTTTGTCAACCAGAACAGCATAGCTTCCTTCGGCCGCTCCATCGCCGTATTCGTATGTCGTTAGAACAAACTCGCCATTGATGTCTGTGCGTCCCGTCGCCACTGGTTGTTCGTTCTTGGGCGAAAACGAAACCGAAGCATCGGACAGAGGTGTTCCAAACATGATTACTTTCCCAGTCACTTTATAGACCGGAACCTGATTGGCATCACCGCTACCACAGCCTGCCATCAGTAAAGCAGACATCATCAGCAATCGAACTGGCATTCGTCGTCTTTCTATAAATTCAAAGCTGGAAGCGAAGAACCCCAGAACAGATTCTGCCCTGAGGTTCTGGGGATCAAATTCATGAGGTCGTTAAACAATCGATGAGAGATTGGTACCAAATCAACATTGAAGCGGTCGTGACTGAACCGCTTCAAAGATTTGGTTTTATCCTAGAACTCTCCGACGATGTCTCCGCCGTTGATAGAACCGAGAGCACCCCAAACACCATATGGACTTGGGCCATTGACGGGTGATTCTTGAGTGGTATCACCGGTGTCAATGCTGTCACTGATAAATCGGACGGCACCGTCGCCCATCAACACTTGTGCTCCACCTGGATGCAAGCTGGATGGCTCGAAAATTCCGTCTCGCTGGTCACCAGGACCCTGCGAACAGGACGGTGAATTCGGACCAAGGATGGTGGTCATGGCGCTGAATGCATTCGTTCCATCCATCCAACGTGTTCCCGCCCAGCGGCGAACGCCCCCGTTGTAAACACCGCCGGGACCGACGGCAGTTTCACAGACTGAAGGATTGACGCGGTACTGGCTTTGTTGAATGTCGATGTGTGTCGCACCGCTCTGAACAGTGGTTCCACCGTTCTTGGCTTTGATTCGCTCACCCATTGCAATGGTGTTACTCAAACCGTCAACAACTTCCTTAAAGTTTCGGTTGTAGACGTCGCGCCCACCGACAAACATTCCACGCAGTCCGCGACCGCCATTCCCGTTCCAGCTTGGATTTGTGTCCCAACACTGATCGCCACGGGAGAACATGTAGTTGTTTTTTCCGCGAGGAGATTGCTCAGTCGTATCTCCATCCGATGGACAGAGAAGCATTGGGATGTTGGCACGAACAGCCTGGTGATTGTTGTCCCAAGGAGTGAAAACAAAACCGTTGTAGTTCGTCGTACCGTTTACGGAAGCAGCTGTTCCCCCAGCCGAGATGAGATTGAACATCGGGGCTTGATCGATGTAAGGCAGAAGGCCAACCATCCCGTTGTGACGACGTCCACCGCCACGGGCGTTTCCATTTCCTCCAGCACGACCATGAATGTTTTCTGGTCCGGACCCCCAGGGGAGTGCATTGTAAGTGTCGTGATAGTTATGGAGTGCGATCCCGAGTTGTTTCAGCTTGTTCTTACATTCCGTTCGACGAGCAGCTTCCCGCGCCTGTTGGACCGCCGGAAGGAGAAGCGCGATTAAAATCGCAATGATTGCAATCACCACCAGCAGTTCGATGAGGGTGAATGCTTTCCTCTTGTTTAGTAACCTCATAACCACTCCACAATCTAAAAGCAATAAACCAGAAATACCGCAGGAATTCTAAGGCAACAACTCAATCTTAATTTCACTCGTTCCCTCTTCGGGAATACTGGCTGTGAGTCCTGAAGTTTCAGGACTCTTGTACCGTTCAGGAAGTGCGTTCTTCCAACCGACAGATGCCGTCGCGGCATCATGATGTTCTGAGTCTTCTCCTGGATCAAAAGCTTTTCCGCTGTCATCAAACTGAACGGTTTGCATGACGCCAACTTTGTAGCTGCCAGGAACTGCTCCAGATTTGGATGGGAAAGCTTTCAATTCGAAGTAACCACTGCTGTTCGTCACTCCAGTTGCAGCGTACTTGCCATCAACCGGTGCAAAAACGACAGACGCCCCTTCGACAGGGACCGTATTTAATGTGACATATCCGGATGCTTCGATTGTGTCGGGGAGACTTTTGGTCCAAGAATCCGACGATCCGCATCCAGCGATGAAAGCCATCAACCCCAAGGAGAGGGAACTTCGCCACAAACCTTTCAAAGCATTCTCCTCTTGCAACTTCACTCTTGCGAGAATGATTCCGCAGGAGTTGTCTTGGTCTTAGAAACGGACCTCCTCCAATCATCATCGAAGGAGGTCCTCAGACTTAGTTTTGATTCGAATGGGCCTTTACCCATTCAGTCAATTTGTCAAACAAAGCTTAAACCATCTTCAAAATGGCTTATCTTAGAACTCGCTGACAATTTCTCCGCCGGACTTGGTTCCGAGAGCTCCCCAGACACCATACGGAGAAGGTCCAGCCGTGTTTGGCGCAGGTGCGATGGCTGACTTGTTACCGGAATCAATGTTCTCACTGATAAACCGAACTGCACCATCAGCAAGCAACGCATTCACGCCACCGATGTGCTCGCTGGTTGGTGTCCAGACACCTGGACCATAGTGACCGCCACCGTCCTGCCAGCGAGGAGATCCGATGAGGCAAACTGGTGCGTTCGGTGGGAGGATTGTGGTGACGCCCACGAAGAAGGCTGCTCCATCGCTCCAGCGGTAACCTGGCAGAGTATCTTCTGTGAAGTACGGAGCATCAGGACGCAGACCGGAACCTTGTCGCCAAGCTTCGCAGGAAATTGGAGCGTAAGTGTCGACGCTCGCTCCAGCTTCTTTAACTGGCATTCCGCGAGCAAGTTGCGTTTCTGGTCGTGATCGCTCAGACATCGCGATGGTATTACTTGTTCCGTCGGTGATGTCACGGATTCGAGTAACGGCACCACGACCGAAGATACCGCGGTTGTACATCGGGCGAGTTTGTTCCGCCAACGCACTGTCGTTTCGTTCATTCGAAGCAACCACTGAACCGAGGTAGTTGTCTCCACCACAGAAACCGTAGCTCTCTGTTCCGCGTTGACGACCGGCGTTGTTCGGCTCAATTGAACCGGCATCACTCGGGCAGTTAAGAGCTTCAAGTACGGATTTGTTCCACTCGTTGTTCGCCCAGGCGTTGGTCTGGTTGTCGACGATGACGTTGTAGAGCGGACTTTGATCGATGTAAGGAAGCAAAGCGACGTAGGCCGACATTCTCAAACGAAGGGCTCGACTCTGAATTGTTCCTGTTCCACCCTGTCGAGCAGGAAAGGAGCGGTAGACATCATGGTAGTTGTGGAGAGCGAGTCCCAACTGCTTCATGTTGTTTCGGCATTGAGTACGGCGAGCCGCCTCACGTGCCTGCTGCACAGCTGGCAGCAAGAGTGCAATCAGAATCGCGATGATCGCGATCACCACGAGGAGTTCGATCAGCGTGAACCCTCGTTTTCGTTGGAGAGTTGGCCTCAGCATGCCACATCCTTTCGAAAATTTCATAAAACGCGAAACAGGGAAAAGTTATCAGAAATGCCATTCAAGCAGACGCAATCCCCCGTGGTTGGGAGACGTGAACGAGATGGATATTGAATAGAAATGTCGATCAGACTACCGGGTCAGAACGCCCCGCATTCATTGAGAATAGTTGATGGGTTTCGGGATGCAACCCCAACGTTCGCAAAAATACACAAAAGTTTTGTGAACCCCAATCACAACAGCAACAACGAGTACGTCACAGAGAATCGTAAACAACTCCACCTATGAGACTTATGAACCATACTGTCACATCTGAGAGAACTGATGTTTCCACATCATGTTTTCCCAGCTTAGTGAACCACATGGAGGCACAGATCTTGCTGTAAACTCAACTCGGCAAAACCCATCAACAACCTTTGACGCGTTCGTTGCTTTTGCTGTTATGCAACGTCGGCAGTTCTGGCTTTCGACCTTGACTGCTCGCATTGCATCAATGCCAACGGATATGATGATCCTCTGAAGCTGGATCAGAGTATCCCCTCCCCGAAAAACGGCACGTACACTTTTCGTTCGCTGCTCAAACATCAAATCTCAAGACACTTGCAGTGGCTGTGCAAATCGAAGAAAGCAATCAACCGCCGATCACTCGATCACGTTCTGCTCTCGCGATGCGAATCATTCTCGCCGGCATCCTGATTGGAGTCGTCGGGACAGTACTACTGAGAACCTTCAACGCGACTCCAACCCGCGAGTTGCTCATTGAGAAGACAGAACAATCGTTAAAGACTGGTGAGTTTATTGAGGCGGAAGAACTCGCTCGCGAACTGCACGAGTCTTCTCCAAAAGACACCGTTTCCGCAGAACTTCTTGCTCGATGTCTGACAGGCCAACAGAAGTTTCAGGAGGCCGTTTCGTTGATCGAGCAGTTTCCTGAGAGTGCAGGACTGCAGAAGCGATCTGCGTTGATTTATCGCGATCACTTACTTCAGCTCGACAAAGCAGCAAAATGCTTTCAACTCGCTCTCAATGCTGAACCGAACGACGTTCAGACGCTTACCGACCAGGCGAATCTGCTCACCCTGTGTGGTCAAAAGAGTGACTCGGTCGAGCTGATCTTACGAGTGATTCAGTCTGGAGCTGAGACGGATCTCGTGATGCTACTCGCTCGCGAGGAAAGCGGAATCGATGATCTGCCGACGTTACTCGCAGCACGAGAAGCGACCCCAGAGGATTCCTTTCCAATTCTCGGACTCGCACAGCGAGCCATTCTCAATGACGATCCCGAAGCGGCGATCAGACTATTGCGAGAAGCCCTGGAATTGAGCAACGCTCCTTCAATCACTCGACCACTGCTCATGCTTGAACTGTCGAAACTTGAAAGAGACCGAGAGCTTTCGATTGAAATTGAGACGGCAAGAG includes the following:
- a CDS encoding FG-GAP-like repeat-containing protein, with amino-acid sequence MTSGCSSPTDEQLLQQSRDALSIRDYQSAQELAASVPESSPLRFDALMIAGEAAMRSRDFEDARVYFQAVADSNNSQSHNARFYFAEVLRELKRLSEAVEQYHLVLKDDPQNIACHERLAFLEAMAGRRWEAEGHYFALIQSGSATLQELALFADLDRPIEPGEYLDECIAVAPDDRYVQLAQAQSAIASGDRATAVELLRDDLARYPDDVSTLSSLGKLISESHDQELAAWNRSLPEQAESHPDIWYVRGRWASQSKEFSVAEQCLRKSLMLAPQHRQAMYLLIQSITASGETPNIELVNRSKALLELSQQVDQVLRSNGKSEESVHSVVELLKSTGRIWETCAWSVFAKKQFPAATWPDELLAEFGPRLDDDLEIVAAASRVMSAITDDQEDLFASFVERRQEVESKSSLPSATPSAIHFEELPLNFIYENGADDATPGARMFEQTGGGVGVLDFDCDGRMDLFFSQGGEWPTGQSAPGMTGRVTDAIFRNMGSEEFQNVADAAGFNSERDFGQGVAIGDFDQDGFADIYVANIGKNALYWNAGDGTFLDVSEQLGERQGEWTASVAIADLNGDSNPDLFDVNYLQGPGIYELICQGKACSPSVFEGAADSILISDGSGEFKTCLKSEITEHSKGLGIVVIPETLPEPPSLFIACDQVANQLLKVKSDAESGDIKLENRALVSGVAFNNDGLAMACMGVALGDVNRDGFEDLFVTNFEDEFNTLYLSHGDRMFVDSTRYSGLMSPSFPKVGWGTQFLDADHDGWLDLIVTNGHVDDYRDSGGEFAMNPQLFRNIGEGRFEEIAAEDAGAFFERKQLGRGLAVGDLNQDGLRDAVVSQINSAATILLNRTVSENHYFNVKLVGVQSSRDAVGARVIVKVDDVDLSASVSAGDGYMASNEKTLNFGLGNHSEVKSVLVRWPSGLVTEVDSPPVNGTLLVIESDENCFFESVDGVAKTIPCR
- a CDS encoding arylsulfatase yields the protein MKHIGISFAISFLLMFVSSAFAETPNIIVIMADDLGYGDVSCYGATSLETPNIDRLASEGIRFTSGYCSASTCTPTRYSFLTGTYAFRGERTGIAPPNAPAIIQPSTETIASILQDAGYTTAVVGKWHLGLGGPDGPDWNGELKPGPLEIGFDSCFLLPTTNDRVPQVYVEDHRVLNLDPNDPLWVGNKKPSPDHPTGITHRDTLKMNWSHGHNSTIHNGISRIGFYTGGHAARFRDEDLADKWVEQSKEFIANNKDQPFFLFFASHDIHVPRIPHERFQGATSLGYRGDAIIQLDWCVGEILDALEENNLSDKTLVVFCSDNGPVLDDGYEDGAIEQLGSHRPAGQYSGGKYSVYEGGTRTPFITRWTGRISPGVSDEIVCTIDLAASAAALTDQKLPNDACLDSFNVLDALLGVEGAKGRQSLVQQDNGASGTFGYRSGNWKLHRHDRKQARNVVVETQLANTPVEQFQLFNLDDDPAEKKNIIEAHPEVASRMKAELAEIIESGRSRPTE
- a CDS encoding protein kinase; the protein is MNNQDRSRHPERAQRVQELFIELVELPAEQRSRRLKELATEDSTLAKELESLLAHHREDSSFLEDGDALKFNLGETQIWRTPPAIPGFQAIRQIAEGGQAVVFQGRQESTNQLVAIKVLKDNLLGDKSAQSRHLEEIRTLTRIQHPNIVSIVDCGVTADGREYYITRYISGYNLDEYIREKSPKLEQRVALCAKIARAVDAAHKSGIIHRDLKPSNIRIDRHGEPYVLDFGLAKGTDGQSSIDSNLKTVPGSFVGSVPWASPEQVNRKFGEISAKTDVYQLGVVFYQVFASGEFPYPVTGELLEAFHSILDVSPKPLPDAGKDKKLERIETVLSKALSKRQDDRFSSARALARMLEQSISIPAQSQVSVPSGGSKLSFASWMFLLILFLGGITGAGYILDKYVIPGEISQLLAEANEKARQAIAILTPAAPVEPGGVEPGGVEPGGVEPGGVEPGGVEPGGVEPGGVEPGGVEPGGVEPGGVEPGGVEPGGVEPGGVEPGGVEPEGVEPEDQNSKHPESGKGNQTEPVKPDEKDVAPPPSPPKISIEIADQEIYEGDTGTQALVFPVRLSEQSTEAIRVGYLTRSQTSRTSADEQDYQPAEKGTLTFAPGETEKFIKVNIVGDQDFEPDETFSVQLIAPENAEISRDIATGTILNDDLYPSQPGKLDFQLVDRGSLPDDWKIEGNTGVDLASGLPALKIVGSGSDENAVTNRTIRVGGQFFLEMQLVDEGNNELEFTLESSKTGEVFPFRIGTKSVVGWTVNSGLTKLENLAPSSSGSRDAVWFRIENDPDKGLLLIVNGDSMNAKKLGGHVTGPFDFLKVRFHDRYQQISIHNLRWGPISPTPQLQTVQFGDPDQKIVAPAIPEGWTRIGPANPDRRTRWISDSLQIGENFTVTFRINVLRRGEFYLNFIGEAGSMTIPVKFDFARGVASMSACGAQRDFDYRYTSYIVKITKSQDELRITVGDPSNTLVVDAKDVGNFEQIELDVSSPKDFQISAITVK